Proteins from one Gallus gallus isolate bGalGal1 chromosome 15, bGalGal1.mat.broiler.GRCg7b, whole genome shotgun sequence genomic window:
- the KMT5A gene encoding N-lysine methyltransferase KMT5A isoform X4 has protein sequence MAKGRNMPKARAGGAEKANPENAERKSPGRSRAGGENVFTGQSKIYSYLNPNKSPGARSPLQEENSVMYHEVKCQGKALTETNRKGDEKKNGGNIIEGAMKPEDQKDKESGCNTSVLSSDQKKQETVETEKTLLPSDCAGEASAKPAQKKMVKAKRGPRRKTQGRAPNRKVTDYYPVRRSSRKSKSELETEERRKIDELITSGKEEGMKIDYIDGKGRGVIATKHFNRGEFVVEYHGDLIEITDAKKREAVYAQDPSTGCYMYYFQYLSKTYCVDATKETNRLGRLINHSKCGNCQTKLHDIDGVPHLILIASRDIKAGEELLYDYGDRSKASIEAHPWLKH, from the exons aTGGCTAAAG GCAGGAACATGCCCAAGGCCAGGGCGGGCGGCGCGGAGAAGGCGAACCCCGAGAACGCCGAGAGGAAGAGCCCCGGCCGCTCCCGAGCCGGTGGG GAGAATGTGTTTACTGGTCAATCCAAAATCTACAGCTACTTGAATCCCAACAAATCTCCTGGTGCTCGCTCCCCACTTCAAGAAGAAAACTCTGTCATGTATCACGAAGTGAAATGTCAGGGCAAAGCGCTAACTGAAACCAACAGAAAAGGAGATG aaaaaaagaatggtgGCAATATAATTGAAGGTGCTATGAAACCAGAAGACCAGAAAGATAAGGAAAGCGGGTGCAATACTTCAGTGCTCTCTTCTGAtcaaaaaaaacaagaaactgtAGAAACTGAGAAGACGCTCCTGCCCTCAgactgtgctggtgaggccagTGCAAAGCCAGCTCAgaaaaagatggttaaagcAAAACGTGGACCAAGGAGGAA AACACAAGGAAGAGCACCAAATCGAAAAGTGACAGATTATTACCCAGTTAGAAGAAGTTCCAGGAAGAGCAAATCTGAACTGGAG ActgaggaaaggaggaaaatcgATGAGCTAATTACAagtgggaaagaagaaggaatgAAG ATTGATTACATTGATGGCAAAGGGAGAGGAGTAATTGCTACTAAACATTTTAATCGTGGAGAATTTGTAGTTGAATATCATGGAGATCTCATAGAGATCACTGATGCTAAAAAGCGGGAGGCTGTGTATGCTCAAGATCCATCCACAGGCTGCTATATGTACTATTTTCAGTACCTCAGCAAAACGTACTG TGTTGATGCTACAAAAGAAACTAATCGTCTGGGAAGACTGATTAATCACAGCAAATGTGGCAATTGTCAAACAAAGCTTCATGACATTGATGGCGTGCCTCATCTCATATTGATAGCTTCCAGAGACATTAAAGCAGGTGAAGAACTGTTGTATGACTATGGAGACAGAAGCAAAGCTTCCATTGAAGCTCATCCATGGCTAAAACACTAA
- the KMT5A gene encoding N-lysine methyltransferase KMT5A isoform X3 translates to MAKGTRAGRGAVGTAMGRRRRAARREGPGIGAGAGPGGAELRAARRPLPGGAERRGRRDSSPARCAQLAGKGLGRRGSPCRSEPFKHGAGRGGREMTAGSGAGHGSDATLTSSLLGRNMPKARAGGAEKANPENAERKSPGRSRAGGENVFTGQSKIYSYLNPNKSPGARSPLQEENSVMYHEVKCQGKALTETNRKGDEKKNGGNIIEGAMKPEDQKDKESGCNTSVLSSDQKKQETVETEKTLLPSDCAGEASAKPAQKKMVKAKRGPRRKTQGRAPNRKVTDYYPVRRSSRKSKSELETEERRKIDELITSGKEEGMKIDYIDGKGRGVIATKHFNRGEFVVEYHGDLIEITDAKKREAVYAQDPSTGCYMYYFQYLSKTYWEFLCTSGLKGMMGNSQP, encoded by the exons aTGGCTAAAGGTacgcgggcggggcggggagcggtGGGTACCGCTATGGGTCGCCGGCGGCGTGCGGCGCGCAGGGAAGGGCCGGGGATAGGCGCGGGTGCAGGGCCGGGCGGCGCGGAGCTGCGGGCGGCGCGGAGACCACTCCCGGGAGGCGCGGAGCGCCGGGGCCGGCGGGACTCCTCCCCCGCGCGGTGTGCGCAGCTCGCCGGGAAGGGGCTGGGCCGCCGCGGCTCGCCCTGCCGCAGTGAGCCCTTTAAACATGGCGCAGGCCGCGGGGGCCGGGAGATGACCGCGGGCAGCGGTGCGGGACACGGCTCAGATGCCACTCTTACTTCCTCGCTCCTAGGCAGGAACATGCCCAAGGCCAGGGCGGGCGGCGCGGAGAAGGCGAACCCCGAGAACGCCGAGAGGAAGAGCCCCGGCCGCTCCCGAGCCGGTGGG GAGAATGTGTTTACTGGTCAATCCAAAATCTACAGCTACTTGAATCCCAACAAATCTCCTGGTGCTCGCTCCCCACTTCAAGAAGAAAACTCTGTCATGTATCACGAAGTGAAATGTCAGGGCAAAGCGCTAACTGAAACCAACAGAAAAGGAGATG aaaaaaagaatggtgGCAATATAATTGAAGGTGCTATGAAACCAGAAGACCAGAAAGATAAGGAAAGCGGGTGCAATACTTCAGTGCTCTCTTCTGAtcaaaaaaaacaagaaactgtAGAAACTGAGAAGACGCTCCTGCCCTCAgactgtgctggtgaggccagTGCAAAGCCAGCTCAgaaaaagatggttaaagcAAAACGTGGACCAAGGAGGAA AACACAAGGAAGAGCACCAAATCGAAAAGTGACAGATTATTACCCAGTTAGAAGAAGTTCCAGGAAGAGCAAATCTGAACTGGAG ActgaggaaaggaggaaaatcgATGAGCTAATTACAagtgggaaagaagaaggaatgAAG ATTGATTACATTGATGGCAAAGGGAGAGGAGTAATTGCTACTAAACATTTTAATCGTGGAGAATTTGTAGTTGAATATCATGGAGATCTCATAGAGATCACTGATGCTAAAAAGCGGGAGGCTGTGTATGCTCAAGATCCATCCACAGGCTGCTATATGTACTATTTTCAGTACCTCAGCAAAACGTACTG GGAATTTCTCTGTACCTCTGGGCTAAAAGGAATGATGGGCAACTCACAGCCCTAG
- the KMT5A gene encoding N-lysine methyltransferase KMT5A isoform X1 produces the protein MAKGTRAGRGAVGTAMGRRRRAARREGPGIGAGAGPGGAELRAARRPLPGGAERRGRRDSSPARCAQLAGKGLGRRGSPCRSEPFKHGAGRGGREMTAGSGAGHGSDATLTSSLLGRNMPKARAGGAEKANPENAERKSPGRSRAGGENVFTGQSKIYSYLNPNKSPGARSPLQEENSVMYHEVKCQGKALTETNRKGDEKKNGGNIIEGAMKPEDQKDKESGCNTSVLSSDQKKQETVETEKTLLPSDCAGEASAKPAQKKMVKAKRGPRRKTQGRAPNRKVTDYYPVRRSSRKSKSELETEERRKIDELITSGKEEGMKIDYIDGKGRGVIATKHFNRGEFVVEYHGDLIEITDAKKREAVYAQDPSTGCYMYYFQYLSKTYCVDATKETNRLGRLINHSKCGNCQTKLHDIDGVPHLILIASRDIKAGEELLYDYGDRSKASIEAHPWLKH, from the exons aTGGCTAAAGGTacgcgggcggggcggggagcggtGGGTACCGCTATGGGTCGCCGGCGGCGTGCGGCGCGCAGGGAAGGGCCGGGGATAGGCGCGGGTGCAGGGCCGGGCGGCGCGGAGCTGCGGGCGGCGCGGAGACCACTCCCGGGAGGCGCGGAGCGCCGGGGCCGGCGGGACTCCTCCCCCGCGCGGTGTGCGCAGCTCGCCGGGAAGGGGCTGGGCCGCCGCGGCTCGCCCTGCCGCAGTGAGCCCTTTAAACATGGCGCAGGCCGCGGGGGCCGGGAGATGACCGCGGGCAGCGGTGCGGGACACGGCTCAGATGCCACTCTTACTTCCTCGCTCCTAGGCAGGAACATGCCCAAGGCCAGGGCGGGCGGCGCGGAGAAGGCGAACCCCGAGAACGCCGAGAGGAAGAGCCCCGGCCGCTCCCGAGCCGGTGGG GAGAATGTGTTTACTGGTCAATCCAAAATCTACAGCTACTTGAATCCCAACAAATCTCCTGGTGCTCGCTCCCCACTTCAAGAAGAAAACTCTGTCATGTATCACGAAGTGAAATGTCAGGGCAAAGCGCTAACTGAAACCAACAGAAAAGGAGATG aaaaaaagaatggtgGCAATATAATTGAAGGTGCTATGAAACCAGAAGACCAGAAAGATAAGGAAAGCGGGTGCAATACTTCAGTGCTCTCTTCTGAtcaaaaaaaacaagaaactgtAGAAACTGAGAAGACGCTCCTGCCCTCAgactgtgctggtgaggccagTGCAAAGCCAGCTCAgaaaaagatggttaaagcAAAACGTGGACCAAGGAGGAA AACACAAGGAAGAGCACCAAATCGAAAAGTGACAGATTATTACCCAGTTAGAAGAAGTTCCAGGAAGAGCAAATCTGAACTGGAG ActgaggaaaggaggaaaatcgATGAGCTAATTACAagtgggaaagaagaaggaatgAAG ATTGATTACATTGATGGCAAAGGGAGAGGAGTAATTGCTACTAAACATTTTAATCGTGGAGAATTTGTAGTTGAATATCATGGAGATCTCATAGAGATCACTGATGCTAAAAAGCGGGAGGCTGTGTATGCTCAAGATCCATCCACAGGCTGCTATATGTACTATTTTCAGTACCTCAGCAAAACGTACTG TGTTGATGCTACAAAAGAAACTAATCGTCTGGGAAGACTGATTAATCACAGCAAATGTGGCAATTGTCAAACAAAGCTTCATGACATTGATGGCGTGCCTCATCTCATATTGATAGCTTCCAGAGACATTAAAGCAGGTGAAGAACTGTTGTATGACTATGGAGACAGAAGCAAAGCTTCCATTGAAGCTCATCCATGGCTAAAACACTAA
- the KMT5A gene encoding N-lysine methyltransferase KMT5A isoform X2: MSIKLINSDSSVMLQTINRGRDDRTVGRDEKNRLNGAHVPATALCMLHIKAQRSAVMCSTFSTESICTSPYDRGQKVAVYGHSRLGEENVFTGQSKIYSYLNPNKSPGARSPLQEENSVMYHEVKCQGKALTETNRKGDEKKNGGNIIEGAMKPEDQKDKESGCNTSVLSSDQKKQETVETEKTLLPSDCAGEASAKPAQKKMVKAKRGPRRKTQGRAPNRKVTDYYPVRRSSRKSKSELETEERRKIDELITSGKEEGMKIDYIDGKGRGVIATKHFNRGEFVVEYHGDLIEITDAKKREAVYAQDPSTGCYMYYFQYLSKTYCVDATKETNRLGRLINHSKCGNCQTKLHDIDGVPHLILIASRDIKAGEELLYDYGDRSKASIEAHPWLKH, from the exons ATGTCAATTAAACTGATTAATTCAGATTCATCAGTGATGCTTCAGACAATAAACAGAGGAAGAGATGACAGAACTGTGGGCAGAGATGAGAAGAACCGTTTAAATGGAGCTCATGTCCCAGCTACTGCCCTCTGTATGCTTCACATAAAGGCACAGAGAAGTGCAGTCATGTGCAGCACGTTTAGCACTGAAAGCATCTGTACATCTCCGTATGATCGTGGCCAGAAAGTAGCAGTGTATGGTCATTCTCGGCTGGGAGAG GAGAATGTGTTTACTGGTCAATCCAAAATCTACAGCTACTTGAATCCCAACAAATCTCCTGGTGCTCGCTCCCCACTTCAAGAAGAAAACTCTGTCATGTATCACGAAGTGAAATGTCAGGGCAAAGCGCTAACTGAAACCAACAGAAAAGGAGATG aaaaaaagaatggtgGCAATATAATTGAAGGTGCTATGAAACCAGAAGACCAGAAAGATAAGGAAAGCGGGTGCAATACTTCAGTGCTCTCTTCTGAtcaaaaaaaacaagaaactgtAGAAACTGAGAAGACGCTCCTGCCCTCAgactgtgctggtgaggccagTGCAAAGCCAGCTCAgaaaaagatggttaaagcAAAACGTGGACCAAGGAGGAA AACACAAGGAAGAGCACCAAATCGAAAAGTGACAGATTATTACCCAGTTAGAAGAAGTTCCAGGAAGAGCAAATCTGAACTGGAG ActgaggaaaggaggaaaatcgATGAGCTAATTACAagtgggaaagaagaaggaatgAAG ATTGATTACATTGATGGCAAAGGGAGAGGAGTAATTGCTACTAAACATTTTAATCGTGGAGAATTTGTAGTTGAATATCATGGAGATCTCATAGAGATCACTGATGCTAAAAAGCGGGAGGCTGTGTATGCTCAAGATCCATCCACAGGCTGCTATATGTACTATTTTCAGTACCTCAGCAAAACGTACTG TGTTGATGCTACAAAAGAAACTAATCGTCTGGGAAGACTGATTAATCACAGCAAATGTGGCAATTGTCAAACAAAGCTTCATGACATTGATGGCGTGCCTCATCTCATATTGATAGCTTCCAGAGACATTAAAGCAGGTGAAGAACTGTTGTATGACTATGGAGACAGAAGCAAAGCTTCCATTGAAGCTCATCCATGGCTAAAACACTAA
- the RILPL2 gene encoding RILP-like protein 2, protein MQRGGEGEEEEEDGEDDGGPESALQKSPFQLTAEDVYDISSVVGRDLLQLSAGPEVPAAAARLQFSMVRVLEMLEALVSEGSLTEEQLRMERDSLRAELEALRGRAAAGSAQQPNLGPDKMVIDLTDPNRPRFTLQELRDVLQERNQLKAQLLVVQEELQCYKSGIISQRKDQAKELEKEPCDSNPSTSKDSHEKTIIKRLFSFKHGK, encoded by the exons ATGCAgcgcggcggggagggggaggaggaagaggaggatggcGAGGACGATGGCGGCCCCGAGAGCGCGCTGCAGAAGAGCCCCTTCCAGCTGACGGCTGAGGATGTCTACGATATCTCCTCCGTGGTGGGCCGGgacctgctgcagctcagcgcCGGCCCCGAGgtgcccgccgccgccgcacgGCTGCAGTTCAGCATGGTGCGGGTACTGGAGATGCTGGAGGCGCTGGTGAGCGAGGGCAGCCTGAccgaggagcagctgaggatgGAGCGGGACAGCCTGCGGGCCGAGCTGGAGGCGCTGCGGGGGCGCGCGGCCGCGGGGAGCGCCCAACAG CCCAACTTGGGACCAGATAAAATGGTGATCGACCTCACGGATCCAAATCGCCCTCGGTTCACATTACAGGAACTGCGAGATGTATTGCAGGAACGTAACCAGCTGAAAGCTCAACTTCTCGTGGTGcaagaggagctgcagtgctacAAAAG TGGGATCATCTCACAGAGAAAGGACCAAGCTAAAGAACTGGAGAAGGAACCCTGTGACAGCAACCCAAGCACCAGCAAGGACAGCCATGAGAAGACAATCATCAAACGGCT gttCTCTTTTAAACATGGAAAATGA